In the genome of Monodelphis domestica isolate mMonDom1 chromosome 2, mMonDom1.pri, whole genome shotgun sequence, one region contains:
- the C2H1orf210 gene encoding type III endosome membrane protein TEMP, which yields MTEANTTSPETSMTSAIPEAGAAAGTRAWPALVGVILAAVLLSLLIALAAKCHVCHQHRDSYGHHPLSESGKIEPFGLPQDDDKEDDGFIEDNYIQPEAEESQLRGHEVQFSL from the exons ATGACAGAAGCAAACACCA CAAGCCCAGAGACCTCAATGACCTCAGCCATCCCAGAGGCAGGGGCTGCGGCTGGGACCAGGGCCTGGCCTGCTCTGGTTGGGGTTATTCTTGCGGCTGtgctgctctccctcctcattgcGTTGGCTGCCAAGTGCCATGTCTGCCACCAGCACCGTGACAGCTACGGACATCACCCCCTCTCCGAGTCAGGGAAGATAGAACCTTTTGGGTTGCCACAGGATGATGACAAGGAGGATGATGGCTTCATTGAGGACAACTACATCCAGCCAGAGGCTGAGGAGTCTCAACTAAGAGGCCATGAGGTCCAGTTCTCCCTCTGA
- the TMEM125 gene encoding transmembrane protein 125: MAQLEASPGLQQQGMTMPMAGALDALEEHVELWWSQEPRRAALCFSVAVALVAGCGAGGVALLYSTNSRSGEWRLAMGTVLCLLALLVLVKQLLGSAVQDMNCIRQPQHVALLRSGGGADSLVVLVSGLVLLVSGLVLASLAASPATGPGPSPSPARPLATMLTAGIVLSVVGALLLLGLLLYQAGLGGRCLLPTTTTGSGRGRGLASSSIFSISGRLPATPSIANLL, translated from the coding sequence ATGGCTCAGTTGGAAGCTTCCCCTGGCCTGCAGCAGCAGGGGATGACCATGCCCATGGCTGGAGCCCTTGATGCACTGGAGGAGCATGTGGAGCTGTGGTGGTCTCAGGAGCCCCGGCGTGctgctctctgtttctctgtggcTGTGGCCCTAGTGGCTGGCTGTGGAGCTGGAGGAGTGGCCCTGCTCTACTCCACCAACAGCCGCTCTGGTGAGTGGCGCCTTGCCATGGGCACTGTGCTCTGCCTGTTGGCCCTGCTGGTGCTGGTGAAGCAGCTGCTGGGCTCAGCCGTGCAGGACATGAACTGTATCAGGCAGCCCCAGCACGTGGCCCTGTTGCGCAGTGGAGGAGGAGCAGACAGTCTCGTGGTCCTGGTCAGTGGCCTGGTGCTGCTGGTCAGTGGCCTAGTGCTGGCCAGCCTAGCGGCCTCCCCTGCCACTGGtcctggccccagccccagcccagccAGGCCCCTGGCCACCATGCTAACTGCGGGCATTGTCCTGAGTGTGGTGGGGGCCCTCCTGCTATTGGGACTGCTGCTGTACCAAGCGGGCTTGGGAGGCCGATGCCTCCTGCCCACCACAACTACAGGCTCAGGTCGAGGCCGGGGACTAGCAAGCAGCAGCATCTTCAGCATCTCTGGGCGGCTGCCAGCCACACCCAGCATCGCCAACCTCCTCTGA